From a single Maylandia zebra isolate NMK-2024a linkage group LG3, Mzebra_GT3a, whole genome shotgun sequence genomic region:
- the LOC106675640 gene encoding E3 ubiquitin-protein ligase TRIM21, producing the protein MVPTSASPSEPGSLGKHLHCSICMDTFTDPVTTACGHSFCKLCLDRSSHVNDSVCPLCKNYISRIPDVNIVLRDIVKQMKEMQQEDNDEEYTGAAGEVACDVCSDKKLKAKKSCLVCLASYCSVHLDNHLSTERLKGHKLVEPVENLDARACLKHGRPLELYSRERQACICVLCMEGQEEVVSTEDEWKKKRSELDNTKTELNENIDKRNTKTAEIEEAFKSCKDQLENEWCDIDNVFNAVMDIVEEARARALKPIDNRRQVLENKAKGLKHELEAEINKLGKAISELDNISVLEDHILFLQKYPSLTDTGDIIDWDEVKLDTSLSFGTIRKITTKMLEKIQQEMDKLTPIELKRIPKFSVDVKLDPDSAHQRLVLSEDRKEVKDGGENQELPRFSERFDIFGSVVGQNTLFSGKSYWEVEVNNKTGWDIGLVRGDANRKGKLKLSPDNGYWVIVHYEEEKYAALTAPPVRIHLKEKPEKVGVFVDYEEDLVSFYDVKAESHIYSFTECSFRAELYPYFSPHVKQEEKNAEPLIICREIPMES; encoded by the exons ATGGTCCCAACTTCAGCATCACCCAGTGAGCCCGGCTCGCTGGGGAAGCATCTCCACTGCTCCATCTGCATGGACACATTTACGGATCCTGTCACTACAGCTTGTGGTCACTCATTCTGCAAGCTGTGTCTCGACCGAAGCAGTCATGTCAATGACAGTGTGTGCCCACTATGCAAGAATTATATAAGCAGGATCCCTGATGTTAACATAGTCCTGAGAGACAttgtaaaacaaatgaaagagaTGCAGCAGGAAGACAACGATGAAGAATACACTGgagctgcaggggaggtggcCTGTGATGTTTGCAGTGACAAAAAGCTGAAGGCCAAGAAGTCCTGCCTTGTGTGTCTTGCATCGTATTGTTCAGTTCACCTGGACAATCATTTGTCAACAGAAAGGTTGAAGGGCCACAAGTTGGTGGAGCCGGTGGAGAATTTGGATGCGAGGGCCTGCTTGAAGCATGGACGCCCCTTGGAGCTGTACAGCAGGGAGCGGCAGGCATgcatttgtgttctctgcatgGAAGGTCAGGAGGAGGTTGTCTCAACTGAAGATGAATGGAAGAAGAAAAGG TCTGAACTTGACAACACCAAGACAGAGTTAAATGAGAACATTGACAAGAGAAACACAAAGACTGCTGAGATTGAGGAAGCTTTCAAGAGCTGCAAG GACCAGCTGGAAAATGAGTGGTGCGATATTGACAATGTGTTCAACGCTGTGATGGACATTGTGGAAGAAGCCCGTGCCAGAGCCCTTAAGCCAATAGATAACAGGAGGCAGGTgttggaaaacaaagcaaaaggcCTTAAACATGAGTTGGAAGCAGAGATCAACAAACTTGGAAAGGCCATCTCTGAACTAGATAACATTTCTGTTCTCGAGGACCACATCCTTTTCCTGCAG AAGTACCCATCTCTTACAGACACTGGAGACATCATAGACTGGGATGAGGTAAAGCTGGACACATCGCTGTCCTTTGGCACCATCAGgaaaatcacaacaaaaatgctggaaaaaatTCAGCAAGAAATGGATAAACTAACTCCCATTG AACTGAAGAGAATCCCAAAATTTTCAG tGGATGTAAAACTGGATCCAGATTCTGCACACCAGCGCCTCGTGCTGTCTGAAGATAGGAAGGAAGTGAAAGATGGAGGAGAGAATCAGGAACTACCTCGTTTCTCTGAAAGATTTGATATTTTTGGCAGCGTTGTGGGGCAAAATACCTTATTCTCTGGGAAGtcttactgggaggtggaggtcAACAACAAGACGGGGTGGGATATAGGCCTAGTAAGAGGCGATGCAAACCGCAAAGGGAAGCTCAAACTCAGCCCAGATAATGGGTACTGGGTTATTGTACATTATGAAGAAGAAAAGTATGCAGCCCTCACAGCACCGCCAGTTCGTATTCACCTAAAAGAGAAACCTGAGAAGGTGGGAGTGTTTGTGGACTACGAGGAAGATCTTGTCTCCTTCTACGATGTGAAGGCTGAGTCCCACATCTACTCGTTCACTGAGTGTTCATTCAGAGCTGAGCTTTACCCATATTTCAGCCCACACGTgaaacaagaagagaaaaacGCTGAGCCTTTGATTATTTGTAGAGAGATACCAATGGAGTCTTAA